AGCAAGATGCAGAAGGACGAGCTGATCGCCGCCCTCAACGACGTGTAGCGCCGGTCTCGCCTTTCATCACGACGCGGGGATGCGGGGCGGGGAGGAACCTCTCCACGCCTCCGCGTCCCCGCGTCTTTTCGTGGGCCGCTCAGGCCGCGAGAGCGGGGATGGACGTCATCCCCAGCAGCGCGCGGCGGACGTAGACGGGCACCATCGCGCGGCGCCAGTCGGGATCGACGATGATGTTTTCCAGCGGATGGCACTGCTTGAAGGCCTGCTGGGCCACCGCCTCGGCCACATCGCCCAGGCGCTGGCCCGCAGCCAGCTTGTCGAGCCCCGACACCACCCGCGGCCGCGATCCCAGCGCGGAGACGACGACGGAGAGCGTGCGCACCCGGTCGTCCCCATCCAGGTCTGCCACCGTGGCGATGGACAGGAGGGGAAAGTCGATGGAGTTGCGCTGGCGCACCTTCTGGTAGCCCATCCGCACGCCGGAGCCGGGAAGGGGGACGCGGACGCGGGCGACCAGTTCGTCCGGCCGGCGCACGGTGTTCCACTTGCCGTCGGCGATGAAGAACGCGTCCACCGGCAGGGTCCGCTCGCCGTCCGCCGAGACCAGGTCCACCACGGCGCCGAGCGCGATGAGCACGGGCGCGGTGTCGGACGAGTGGGCGGCCACGCACTTCTTGCCCGTGCGGGTGACGTGGCAGACGTCGCCGTCCTTCTTCAGGCAGAAGCCCAGCGCGTTACGCCAGAAGAACGACTGGTTGTAGTACGTGCAGCGCGTGTCCAGGCACAGGTTGCCGCCCAGCGTGCCCTGGTTGCGGATCTGTGGGCCCGCCACCTTCGCCGCAGCCTCGGCCAGCGCGGGAAGCGCCTCGCGCACCAGCGGGTGGCGCGACACCTCAGTGAGCGTCGCCGCGGCGCCCAGCACCACCTGCGCCGCCCCGGCCGACCCCGCCCCCACCGCACGTCCCTCCGCGTCCGCCAGCCCGATGCCGTGAAGCTCGCCGATGCCCTTGAGCGCCACCAGGTGGCGCGGAGTGAACAGGCGATGCTTCATGTTGGGCATCAGGTCGGTGCCGCCCGCGATGGGCATGGCGTCCGGATGCTCACGCAGGAACGCGGCGGCCTCGGCCAGCGTGCTCGGGCGGTGGTACGTGTATTCGTGAAGGCGCAGCATCGGCGGTTCGGCGGTCGGCGATCTCTCGAACGGGCGTTCAAGATACGGGGCGGGGCCGCGAGATTCCAGATGGACCGGGGCGGCGGCCACTGATGCGTGGGCCTCGGCTGCCGTGGGGCCCTCACCCGGCCGCGCTGACACGCGTGCCACCCTCTCCCACAAACAGCGTGGGAGAGGGGGTACACTTCAGGAGTGGTGTGCACTCGAAGTCATTGGTGCACAAGAGCTTGTCATCCTGAGACCCAGGCGCGTCGTGCCGGCCCGCAGCACATTCCGCGCGGGCCGAAGGATCCAGCCGCGGCGACTTCTCAGGTTGGGCGCGGCAGCGGTCACCGGTGCGTGGGCCTCGGCCGTGCTGGGGCGAATGAATTCGCGGCAACAACGGCCCGAAGTCCGCCTTCGCGGACTGCATGCGCAACCCGGTGCGCAACGCCAGCCGAAGCGCGGTTCAGGTCTCCCCCTCCCCTGCGCAGCGGGGGACGGGGGCCGGGGGGAGGGGGCTCCCGCGGCATGCACCGGCAGCCAGTCGAACCCCAATCGAAACTCTCCCCTCTCCCGGCGCAGTTTGCCGGGGGAGGGGCGGGGGAGGGCCCGCCGCGGCATGCACCGGCCGCCAGTCGAATCCCGACCGAAGTTCTCCCCTCTCCGCACGGGGTTTGTGCGGGGAGGGGCCGGGGGAGGGGCATTCCCGGAGGAGGGGCCTCCGAGGCCCAGGGCTTCGTGACCGCTGCCGCGAACGGGCTTGTACG
This sequence is a window from Longimicrobium sp.. Protein-coding genes within it:
- a CDS encoding FAD binding domain-containing protein, producing MLRLHEYTYHRPSTLAEAAAFLREHPDAMPIAGGTDLMPNMKHRLFTPRHLVALKGIGELHGIGLADAEGRAVGAGSAGAAQVVLGAAATLTEVSRHPLVREALPALAEAAAKVAGPQIRNQGTLGGNLCLDTRCTYYNQSFFWRNALGFCLKKDGDVCHVTRTGKKCVAAHSSDTAPVLIALGAVVDLVSADGERTLPVDAFFIADGKWNTVRRPDELVARVRVPLPGSGVRMGYQKVRQRNSIDFPLLSIATVADLDGDDRVRTLSVVVSALGSRPRVVSGLDKLAAGQRLGDVAEAVAQQAFKQCHPLENIIVDPDWRRAMVPVYVRRALLGMTSIPALAA